The Lysobacter capsici genome has a segment encoding these proteins:
- a CDS encoding LacI family DNA-binding transcriptional regulator has product MRARIEDVAQAAGVSMTTVSRVFNKEPNVREKTRLKVEAAAQALDYRPNPSARSLAGNRSYLISLVYDDPAAASSYIMEIIVGMLVACERQRYSAMLRPLEYSNADHVRAVEESIAQYRPDGLILVPPFADDLKLLRRLDALGVRYATISAKAKLGHARIGTILDERKAAAEMIAHAVELGHRRIAHIAGPPLHGGRAWRLAGYRDGLRRAGIAYDAKLVVDGGFTFDDGVAGTRQLLDLKHPPTAIFAANDDSACGVMHEAFERGLRVPQDVSVFGFDDTPASRQIWPSLTTVRQPCREMGRIAAEQLLAAIRDPQAGALVRVPYELMIRQSGGPAPAAAKRR; this is encoded by the coding sequence ATGCGCGCCAGAATCGAAGACGTCGCCCAGGCCGCCGGTGTCTCCATGACCACCGTCTCGCGCGTCTTCAACAAGGAGCCGAACGTGCGCGAGAAGACGCGACTGAAGGTCGAGGCGGCGGCGCAGGCGCTCGACTACCGTCCGAATCCGTCGGCGCGCAGCCTGGCCGGCAATCGTTCCTACCTGATCTCGCTGGTGTACGACGATCCCGCCGCGGCATCGAGCTACATCATGGAGATCATCGTCGGCATGCTGGTCGCCTGCGAACGCCAGCGTTACAGCGCCATGCTGCGTCCGCTCGAGTATTCCAACGCCGACCATGTCCGCGCGGTGGAGGAATCGATCGCCCAGTACCGTCCGGACGGCCTGATCCTGGTGCCGCCGTTCGCCGACGACCTCAAGCTGCTGCGGCGTCTCGACGCTCTGGGCGTGCGCTACGCCACGATCTCCGCGAAGGCGAAGCTCGGTCACGCGCGCATCGGCACGATCCTCGACGAGCGCAAGGCGGCTGCGGAAATGATCGCGCACGCGGTCGAGCTCGGTCATCGCCGCATCGCCCACATCGCCGGCCCCCCGCTGCATGGCGGGCGCGCCTGGCGCCTGGCCGGTTATCGCGACGGCTTGCGCCGCGCGGGCATCGCTTACGACGCCAAGCTGGTCGTCGATGGCGGTTTCACCTTCGACGACGGCGTCGCCGGCACTAGGCAACTACTCGACCTGAAGCATCCGCCCACCGCGATCTTCGCCGCCAACGACGACAGCGCCTGCGGCGTCATGCACGAGGCGTTCGAACGCGGCCTGCGCGTTCCGCAGGACGTGTCCGTGTTCGGTTTCGACGACACGCCGGCCTCGCGCCAGATCTGGCCCAGCCTGACGACGGTGCGACAGCCGTGCCGCGAGATGGGCCGCATCGCCGCCGAACAGCTGCTCGCCGCGATCCGCGATCCGCAGGCGGGCGCGCTCGTGCGCGTGCCGTATGAACTGATGATCCGCCAGTCCGGCGGGCCCGCGCCCGCCGCGGCGAAGCGGCGCTGA
- a CDS encoding MFS transporter, protein MSTSATTNRPPVGFWQIWNMCFGFVGLQFGLALQNANVSRIFHTLGASIDDIPALWIAAPLTGLLVQPIVGYCSDRTWGWLGRRRPYLLAGAIIAALALIAMPNSPTLWSAAALLWILDAAINVSMGPLRSLVGDQLPSSQRPAGFAMQTLFIAAGAVVASLLPWLLAQCGVSNLSAAGEMPDTVKLAFYLGAAVLFGTLAWTVLSTREYPPDALAAFEDTTPTTPPPLPARVRYKGMLWCAAGLAAFLTIHLSRTDPRLYLLAAGLFAYGAIQLIAGYSRARNPITAIIADLLKMPTIMRQLVPVQCFSWFALFAMWIYTTAAVTGVHFAATDTGSAAYNDGANWAGVLFAAYNGFAVPAAMLIPWMTRRLGLRLSHLINLILGGCGLLSFLLIRDPHWLLLSMVGVGFAWASILSLPYAMLSDSVPAGKMGVYMGIFNLFIVIPQLLAASALGFLLKTFFGNAPIYALLIGGVSLLLAALCVLRVGDVAGKNRLP, encoded by the coding sequence ATGTCCACGTCCGCCACGACGAACAGGCCTCCGGTCGGCTTCTGGCAGATCTGGAACATGTGCTTCGGCTTCGTGGGGCTGCAGTTCGGTCTCGCGCTGCAGAATGCGAACGTCAGCCGCATCTTCCACACCCTCGGCGCCAGCATCGACGATATTCCCGCGCTGTGGATCGCGGCGCCGCTGACCGGATTGCTCGTGCAGCCGATCGTCGGCTATTGCTCCGATCGCACCTGGGGTTGGCTCGGCCGACGCCGGCCGTACTTGCTCGCTGGCGCGATCATCGCCGCATTGGCGCTGATCGCGATGCCGAATTCGCCGACGCTGTGGAGCGCGGCGGCGCTGCTGTGGATCCTCGACGCCGCGATCAACGTCTCGATGGGACCGTTGCGGTCGCTGGTAGGCGATCAGCTGCCGTCGTCGCAGCGGCCGGCCGGTTTCGCGATGCAGACATTGTTCATCGCGGCGGGCGCCGTCGTCGCCAGCCTGCTGCCCTGGCTGCTCGCGCAATGCGGGGTCAGCAACCTCTCCGCCGCCGGAGAAATGCCGGACACGGTGAAGCTGGCGTTCTACCTCGGCGCGGCCGTCCTGTTCGGCACGCTCGCCTGGACCGTGCTGTCGACGCGCGAGTATCCGCCCGATGCGCTCGCCGCGTTCGAGGACACGACGCCGACAACGCCGCCGCCGCTGCCCGCGCGGGTGCGCTACAAAGGCATGCTTTGGTGCGCGGCCGGATTGGCCGCGTTCCTCACCATCCACCTGAGCCGGACCGATCCGCGCCTGTACCTGCTCGCCGCCGGCCTGTTCGCCTACGGCGCGATCCAACTGATCGCCGGCTACAGTCGCGCGCGCAATCCGATCACCGCGATCATCGCCGACCTGCTGAAGATGCCCACGATCATGCGTCAGCTCGTGCCCGTGCAGTGTTTTTCCTGGTTCGCGCTGTTCGCCATGTGGATTTACACGACGGCGGCCGTCACCGGCGTGCATTTCGCCGCGACCGACACAGGCTCGGCCGCCTACAACGACGGGGCGAACTGGGCCGGCGTGCTGTTCGCCGCTTACAACGGTTTCGCCGTACCCGCGGCGATGCTGATTCCCTGGATGACGCGCCGGCTCGGCCTGCGCCTGAGCCACCTGATCAATCTCATCCTGGGCGGCTGCGGCCTGCTGTCCTTCCTGCTGATCCGCGATCCGCACTGGTTGCTGCTGTCGATGGTCGGCGTCGGCTTCGCCTGGGCATCGATCCTGTCCCTGCCCTACGCGATGCTGTCCGACAGCGTGCCGGCAGGAAAGATGGGCGTGTACATGGGCATCTTCAACCTGTTTATCGTCATCCCGCAATTGCTCGCCGCCAGCGCGCTCGGCTTCTTGCTGAAGACGTTCTTCGGCAATGCGCCGATCTATGCGTTGCTGATCGGCGGCGTCAGTCTGTTGCTGGCGGCGCTTTGTGTCCTGCGCGTCGGCGATGTTGCTGGAAAAAATCGCCTGCCATGA
- a CDS encoding YegP family protein encodes MLNLKASNGRAIDARELHSSESACDGSVASVKTSGPTAM; translated from the coding sequence ATGCTCAACCTCAAGGCCTCGAATGGCCGAGCGATCGACGCCAGAGAACTCCATTCGAGCGAATCGGCTTGTGATGGTAGCGTTGCTTCGGTGAAGACCAGCGGGCCGACGGCGATGTGA
- a CDS encoding helix-turn-helix domain-containing protein, with protein sequence MGASDLRSPLLAKSLYRPENLELAAVLREIREATGQTQTQFAVRLGRGQTYVSNVELGIKRLDLVEVRDYCAALDVPLATLIAQWEARIEPSIHRKTGKRQRKAH encoded by the coding sequence TTGGGCGCTTCCGATCTCCGGAGCCCCCTCTTGGCCAAGAGCCTGTATCGCCCTGAAAACCTTGAACTAGCGGCCGTCCTACGAGAGATTCGGGAGGCCACGGGCCAGACCCAGACTCAGTTCGCGGTGCGGCTGGGCCGAGGGCAGACCTACGTCAGCAATGTGGAGTTGGGGATTAAGCGCCTGGATCTCGTCGAGGTACGAGACTATTGCGCAGCACTAGATGTTCCGCTGGCGACACTGATCGCGCAGTGGGAGGCACGGATAGAGCCGTCAATACACAGAAAGACAGGGAAGCGGCAGAGGAAGGCGCATTAA
- a CDS encoding phospholipase D-like domain-containing protein, translated as MAEPLSLVNAIRKDDIDASLITTLNANLPYYEDFILRRLASVGCRNNVLLVDQKQLSSAYLSEATRPRRAGIDYTMVPIDVQGAFHPKICLLAGKKRASLFVGSHNLTVSGFGYNREVTNHLEIPGANWKSEPNLFSQAWASARDWIMSMSDRLPSALLESAYTLDNAFGGAPGKAAPKGGAGFLTQFPGGESLLDQLAHGFDEEVRQITLLGVFFDTRAEFLLELLKRWPKSEAIVGIHPDTVWLSHIPSGQTLPAQPSQVIEAERWFDKHRAIAHRLSGMADDHLSSVSGPIFLGDIVHAPPRVSFPTIAVDSDGNYVSVVEEEGKELRFLATRVVTLARI; from the coding sequence TTGGCTGAGCCACTTTCCCTGGTTAACGCAATTCGCAAGGACGATATCGATGCGTCATTGATCACAACCTTAAATGCGAACCTGCCCTACTACGAGGATTTCATCCTTCGGCGCCTTGCCTCGGTGGGATGCCGGAACAACGTTCTGCTGGTTGACCAGAAGCAGCTCTCATCAGCCTATTTGAGCGAAGCCACCCGTCCTCGCCGCGCAGGAATCGACTACACCATGGTGCCAATCGACGTGCAGGGCGCCTTTCATCCAAAGATCTGCCTACTCGCTGGCAAGAAGAGAGCAAGCCTGTTCGTGGGCAGCCACAACCTGACCGTTTCCGGCTTCGGGTATAACCGGGAAGTTACGAACCATCTGGAGATTCCGGGCGCAAACTGGAAGTCGGAGCCCAACCTGTTTTCACAGGCATGGGCGAGTGCAAGGGACTGGATCATGTCGATGTCGGATCGGTTGCCGTCGGCCTTGCTTGAATCCGCCTATACACTGGATAACGCATTCGGTGGCGCGCCCGGGAAAGCGGCGCCGAAGGGAGGCGCTGGATTCCTGACGCAGTTTCCCGGCGGAGAGTCATTGCTGGACCAGCTCGCGCACGGCTTCGATGAAGAAGTCAGGCAGATCACGCTCCTGGGAGTATTTTTCGATACCCGCGCCGAATTTCTACTCGAGCTGCTGAAGCGATGGCCGAAGAGCGAAGCCATCGTGGGTATCCACCCAGATACGGTCTGGCTCTCGCATATCCCCTCCGGCCAGACCCTTCCGGCGCAGCCATCACAGGTCATTGAGGCGGAACGTTGGTTCGATAAGCATAGGGCAATCGCACATCGATTGTCGGGCATGGCGGATGATCATTTGTCGTCCGTCTCTGGACCGATATTCCTTGGCGATATCGTGCACGCTCCGCCGCGAGTTAGCTTTCCAACAATCGCTGTTGATAGCGACGGCAACTACGTTTCCGTTGTCGAGGAAGAGGGCAAAGAACTGAGGTTTCTCGCCACGCGTGTTGTAACGTTGGCTCGGATCTAG
- a CDS encoding DEAD/DEAH box helicase: MTTMIPDLSEAQLNDLPSQAEAKVYRALRDKLPQEYVVFFQVGWILRREEEQAKDGEADFLVCHPDHGYLCIEVKGGGVGFDAGNGEWFSVDRHRQKHSINNPIGQALRAKYSIRSKLNEHPRWRDLSLGNVLRGHAVFFPDVGDANVLSRPDMPAVLIGSAKTLQEPKAWIDSAFAYWGNDAGSFTPIGRRGIDVVREVFARSFVVVPLVASRLAEQEARRLVLTKDQMRVLDFLRCHRRAAVSGGAGTGKTVLALEKARRLASEGFKTLLTCYNRQLADHLSSMCSGTSNLEVMSFHQLCYRQVEGANQASGRDLVTEAKVTYPGKDLYDVQLPNAFAYSLEVLPDRYDAIVCDEGQDFREEFWVPLELLLSDYERSPLYIFYDDNQNIYARVGTFPIRGEPFTLTTNCRNTAPIHMAAYKHYKGVPVSPPDIEGDELHFDASPGRDAQAAKINARIVDFVARQGVAAGDITVLIADALRKDDYYATLRRLPLPKPAAWLEEGVRDANTVLIDTIPRFKGLESPVVILWGLDTIDLARCEELLYVGISRAKSLLIVSGTAATCGWLGQSLQENKTVATSKLSFHRSSG, translated from the coding sequence ATGACAACAATGATTCCTGATCTCTCTGAGGCGCAACTTAATGACTTGCCATCTCAAGCAGAGGCGAAAGTCTACCGAGCACTGAGGGACAAGCTTCCGCAGGAGTACGTCGTCTTTTTTCAAGTTGGTTGGATACTGCGACGAGAAGAGGAGCAAGCGAAGGATGGGGAAGCCGACTTCCTTGTTTGCCATCCCGACCACGGCTATCTGTGTATCGAGGTGAAAGGCGGTGGTGTGGGGTTTGACGCGGGCAACGGCGAATGGTTCTCAGTGGACCGTCACCGGCAGAAGCACTCCATCAACAATCCGATCGGTCAGGCACTTAGGGCCAAGTACTCGATTCGATCGAAACTGAATGAGCATCCACGATGGCGCGATCTCTCCCTTGGGAATGTGCTTCGCGGCCACGCGGTGTTCTTTCCTGACGTCGGTGACGCGAACGTACTTAGTCGCCCGGATATGCCCGCCGTACTGATCGGCTCGGCGAAGACTCTTCAGGAGCCCAAGGCGTGGATCGACAGCGCGTTCGCTTACTGGGGAAACGACGCGGGCAGCTTCACCCCCATCGGCCGTCGCGGCATTGATGTGGTTCGTGAGGTATTTGCGAGGTCGTTCGTAGTGGTGCCACTTGTGGCATCTCGCCTTGCAGAGCAGGAGGCTCGCAGACTGGTTCTCACTAAGGACCAGATGCGAGTTCTTGATTTCCTACGTTGTCACCGAAGGGCCGCAGTCAGCGGCGGTGCCGGCACGGGCAAGACCGTTCTGGCGCTCGAAAAAGCCCGCCGCCTCGCCTCGGAGGGCTTCAAGACTCTACTCACTTGCTACAACAGGCAACTGGCCGATCACTTGTCGAGCATGTGTTCCGGCACAAGCAACCTGGAGGTAATGAGCTTCCATCAGCTTTGCTATCGACAGGTCGAAGGAGCAAATCAGGCGTCGGGTCGGGATCTCGTTACGGAAGCGAAAGTGACATACCCGGGCAAGGATCTCTACGACGTACAACTGCCCAATGCGTTTGCATATTCGCTTGAGGTCCTACCGGACCGCTACGACGCAATCGTGTGTGATGAAGGACAAGATTTCCGCGAGGAGTTTTGGGTCCCACTGGAGCTTTTACTTTCCGACTACGAGCGAAGCCCGCTGTACATCTTCTATGATGACAACCAGAATATCTATGCGCGGGTGGGCACATTCCCGATACGGGGTGAACCTTTCACGCTGACGACGAACTGCCGGAACACCGCGCCGATCCATATGGCTGCGTACAAACATTACAAAGGGGTGCCGGTCAGCCCTCCTGATATTGAAGGTGATGAACTCCACTTCGACGCGTCGCCTGGTCGAGATGCTCAGGCCGCGAAGATCAATGCACGAATTGTTGATTTTGTTGCTCGTCAGGGAGTTGCCGCTGGTGACATCACCGTCCTGATTGCGGATGCATTGCGCAAGGACGACTACTACGCGACCTTGCGGCGACTCCCATTGCCAAAACCGGCAGCTTGGCTCGAAGAAGGTGTTCGAGATGCTAACACCGTCCTTATCGACACGATTCCGCGCTTCAAGGGACTGGAGTCTCCAGTGGTCATCCTATGGGGGCTGGATACGATCGATTTGGCTCGCTGTGAGGAGTTACTCTATGTCGGGATAAGCAGAGCGAAGTCTCTATTGATCGTGTCTGGAACAGCGGCAACGTGCGGATGGCTTGGCCAAAGTTTGCAAGAGAACAAGACGGTAGCTACATCTAAGCTTTCGTTTCACAGATCCAGTGGTTGA
- a CDS encoding DUF3883 domain-containing protein has product MALELIQNADDAKAVEIVFDITDTGLLVRNSGEFTYCGDLDKPCASVAEGSYKCDYHRITDVGSGGKLSRGENIGRFGIGFVSTYQVTDHPEIRSSGIKLALYPERGQWFIEAFEEPNGTSFFLPWATDPNTEARLALGVSHVSPAHIDQLADDFQTVLRKSLLFLRHVRKAEVRRNGQLLLACDLDRCEDSDLIVSFRPSGEIEHWHILRADAADAAQRLYATHPRLETLHRSTKISIGLRIDPEPLSEGLLYAFLPTEQLTGLPLHINADFFPESDRKAVIFAGHQHEQAWNEMLIDTAAAELARDPEGLLKMVGSNQLWPILGRAYDLSFRPSGHPLCFKRFWEHLKATAPQAHIALAQDGSLQCPNGVFLPRSPLNEHQAKALLEVGGRLVAEDLRPFQTAMNQLGAPILTLERLVALLASAMVQQAAGATAVDKQKLEHFYRPLWSIINDLLPEVGAANPSANPAVQRLLGLPFVVTEDLFAVTINQSYAAPGALEADRIAALLPRLAITSRLLSGFPKITRLIKLLDLSVVVSHISSMCDKEPVEYVIGVEQKDLRDLYSLFADLDHQGAGEKTIYQQLRGLPIWKSSLGLVKATQALLPGDFTDPTGQADLLDTSVLTESAREFLSTRLAVQTQTIEAFVQAVLPTFFDDDGPLDATKYTRIINELANHPALVNDDAIRRLLGSLPIVPTQNGGWSRPVNTYHRTEDLVKVLGDAHHLWLDSSRVPNTRSVLTFIDSLGIRRSPIARHLVDRMLSIAEKYLPTEDAKRASSEAFYVLCDNYDEWKEKKVVQDAIADLQRAACFPADGDSEEWHTADSLYAPYRADAFRSQAKILDFRSTARLKTELLEELDVSINPEPRLVIEHLQHCVSAGVQPHVSTYQVLNERAQRSDPLIATLAGSRCIYVESQKTFVRPNQVYWVPQQLGRYAYTLPGNYESFKPLFDVIGVKNAPDGRDFVDILLDIVGEYFEQSKPLTGPDRAVYDICLASVATAHEHEELTPSDLQRLQEAPTVLNLRGQLTHPDEILLQDSEWHAGFFGGELDQALCKPVPELWSFVEEIGVSRLSERAKVALEFADGPQVDETQFAEKLMDRMDILARLLHDKPTTVRAKIRSALSKMKALSYDVVRIRASVHVGGDQASAPPTSAQAFYDIGDGYLILARPVGDRSWAHVLNALFHQLMPEESGSEISKLTLSVRPLIGMAVEEAHRELSDAGIPYLDAEPGSGEMEDLTSPDLDEMDGITGSDSQGETEAEPTSDCDSGEQIGAPGSKHGNRQPDTSERPPGGESAERPGRGSESGGSRRDDTEQNGSASGVGSNRGPGEGERRAKKSRPKHKEQWDRRLLSYVRQRQEGKSEEDDQNNPLKHNLAVEVMARSAVCAYEKERGRVAEQMAQTHPGYDIISRNPLTDEDRFIEVKGVNGEWNHTGVGLSRLQFSNAQDYGDRYWLYVVEFVSDPEHICVHPIRSPATQVTSFMFDGNWRDAVTDERADPSALFASGVRIHHQDMGAGTICDVIYRGSTKLLTILFDGKAQATPNVTLNLLRMRIVEDADDNNDS; this is encoded by the coding sequence ATGGCGCTGGAGCTCATCCAGAATGCGGATGACGCGAAAGCCGTGGAGATCGTATTCGACATCACGGACACCGGCTTGCTGGTGCGCAACAGCGGCGAGTTCACGTACTGCGGCGATCTGGATAAGCCTTGCGCGTCTGTTGCTGAGGGGAGCTACAAATGTGATTACCACCGCATAACCGATGTTGGCAGCGGCGGGAAACTCTCACGTGGCGAAAATATTGGTCGCTTTGGCATAGGCTTTGTCTCTACCTACCAGGTTACGGACCACCCCGAGATCCGCTCGTCAGGTATCAAGCTGGCGCTCTACCCCGAGCGAGGGCAATGGTTTATCGAGGCCTTCGAAGAACCAAACGGCACGTCCTTCTTTTTGCCTTGGGCGACTGATCCCAATACTGAGGCGCGGCTGGCGCTTGGGGTCTCGCACGTCAGCCCCGCCCACATCGATCAGCTCGCAGACGATTTCCAGACCGTTCTACGCAAGAGCCTGCTGTTTCTTCGCCACGTCCGAAAGGCTGAGGTGCGACGAAATGGACAACTACTGCTGGCCTGCGACCTCGATAGATGCGAAGACTCTGACCTCATCGTCAGCTTCAGGCCAAGCGGCGAAATTGAGCACTGGCACATCCTTCGCGCTGACGCAGCAGATGCCGCTCAGCGTCTTTACGCGACGCACCCAAGACTGGAAACACTTCATCGAAGCACCAAGATAAGCATAGGGCTGCGAATTGATCCAGAGCCGCTGTCTGAGGGCTTGCTCTACGCATTCTTGCCCACCGAGCAGTTGACTGGGCTACCCCTGCATATCAACGCAGACTTCTTCCCGGAGTCTGATCGTAAAGCGGTGATATTTGCTGGGCACCAGCACGAGCAGGCCTGGAACGAAATGCTCATTGACACCGCAGCGGCTGAACTGGCTCGGGATCCAGAAGGCTTGCTGAAAATGGTCGGCTCCAATCAGCTATGGCCAATCCTTGGCCGGGCATACGACCTCTCTTTCAGGCCGTCGGGACATCCGTTGTGCTTCAAGCGATTTTGGGAACACCTGAAGGCGACTGCGCCACAAGCGCATATTGCTCTAGCACAGGACGGCAGCCTTCAGTGTCCCAATGGCGTATTCCTGCCTCGCAGCCCCCTGAACGAACACCAGGCAAAAGCATTGCTAGAGGTAGGGGGCAGGCTCGTTGCGGAAGACCTGCGACCGTTCCAAACAGCGATGAACCAATTGGGTGCCCCGATCCTGACCCTCGAACGGCTAGTCGCGCTGTTGGCATCAGCGATGGTTCAACAGGCGGCGGGGGCTACGGCGGTCGACAAACAGAAGCTGGAGCATTTCTATCGACCTCTGTGGAGCATCATCAACGATCTACTGCCAGAGGTGGGAGCTGCGAATCCAAGCGCAAACCCAGCAGTGCAACGCTTGTTGGGTTTGCCGTTTGTCGTCACCGAGGATCTGTTCGCGGTAACCATAAATCAGTCTTATGCCGCGCCGGGCGCGCTGGAAGCTGATCGCATTGCAGCCCTGTTGCCCAGACTCGCCATCACCTCTCGTCTTCTTTCAGGGTTCCCAAAGATAACCCGGCTGATAAAATTGCTCGATCTTAGCGTAGTGGTATCGCACATCAGTTCGATGTGCGACAAGGAGCCAGTTGAATACGTCATTGGCGTCGAGCAGAAGGACCTGCGCGACCTGTACTCGTTGTTCGCGGACCTCGACCACCAGGGTGCCGGTGAAAAGACGATTTATCAGCAGCTACGCGGCCTGCCCATCTGGAAGTCAAGCCTTGGGCTGGTCAAGGCAACGCAAGCACTTTTGCCGGGAGACTTCACTGACCCGACCGGTCAGGCGGATTTGCTGGACACATCCGTTCTAACCGAATCAGCCCGGGAATTCCTATCGACAAGGCTGGCGGTACAGACGCAGACGATCGAGGCGTTCGTGCAGGCCGTGTTGCCGACGTTTTTCGACGACGACGGCCCGCTGGATGCAACCAAGTACACACGGATCATCAACGAGCTCGCCAATCACCCAGCGCTTGTAAACGACGATGCCATCCGGCGGTTGCTTGGGTCGCTTCCGATCGTGCCTACGCAAAATGGCGGTTGGTCGCGCCCCGTCAACACTTACCATCGTACTGAAGACCTTGTGAAGGTTCTCGGAGACGCACACCACCTCTGGCTGGACTCCAGCCGCGTTCCAAATACGCGATCAGTGCTCACATTCATCGACAGCCTGGGAATCCGAAGATCGCCGATCGCCAGGCACCTAGTCGATCGCATGCTATCCATTGCCGAGAAGTACCTGCCGACCGAGGATGCAAAACGTGCGAGCAGCGAGGCGTTCTACGTACTGTGCGACAACTACGACGAATGGAAAGAAAAGAAGGTCGTTCAGGATGCCATCGCGGATCTTCAACGGGCTGCCTGTTTTCCCGCAGATGGGGATTCCGAAGAATGGCACACAGCAGACTCTCTCTATGCACCTTACCGTGCCGACGCTTTCCGCTCCCAAGCCAAGATCCTTGACTTCCGGAGCACGGCACGACTGAAAACCGAGTTGTTGGAGGAGCTTGATGTTTCCATCAATCCGGAGCCCCGGCTCGTCATCGAGCATCTGCAGCATTGCGTCAGCGCGGGCGTGCAGCCGCATGTCTCGACGTATCAGGTGTTGAACGAGCGAGCTCAACGATCCGACCCGCTCATCGCGACACTCGCTGGCTCACGGTGCATTTACGTCGAGAGCCAAAAGACGTTCGTTCGTCCCAACCAGGTGTACTGGGTGCCGCAGCAACTCGGCCGCTATGCATACACGCTTCCTGGAAACTACGAGTCCTTCAAGCCGCTCTTCGACGTAATCGGAGTTAAGAATGCACCGGATGGTCGCGACTTCGTTGACATACTTTTGGACATCGTCGGCGAGTACTTCGAACAGTCCAAGCCGCTGACAGGTCCAGACCGCGCGGTCTATGACATCTGCCTGGCCAGCGTTGCTACCGCACATGAACATGAAGAGCTAACCCCGTCTGACCTGCAACGTCTGCAAGAGGCGCCAACCGTCTTGAACTTGCGGGGTCAGCTCACTCATCCGGACGAGATCTTGCTCCAAGATAGCGAGTGGCATGCTGGATTCTTTGGCGGGGAACTCGACCAAGCCTTGTGCAAACCTGTCCCTGAGCTTTGGTCATTCGTGGAAGAGATCGGTGTCAGCCGGCTAAGTGAGCGCGCGAAGGTTGCCCTCGAATTCGCCGATGGTCCGCAAGTCGACGAAACACAGTTCGCCGAGAAGCTGATGGATAGGATGGACATCCTCGCCCGTTTGCTCCATGACAAACCAACAACGGTAAGAGCGAAGATTCGGAGCGCTCTTTCGAAGATGAAGGCTCTCAGCTACGACGTTGTCCGCATTAGGGCATCTGTGCATGTTGGAGGAGATCAGGCATCCGCGCCTCCCACTTCGGCGCAGGCGTTCTACGATATCGGAGATGGGTACTTGATCCTCGCCCGCCCGGTGGGAGATCGGAGTTGGGCGCACGTGCTCAATGCGTTGTTCCACCAACTGATGCCCGAGGAGTCAGGCAGCGAAATCTCGAAGCTGACCCTAAGTGTGCGTCCTCTCATTGGGATGGCGGTTGAAGAAGCACATCGCGAATTGAGTGATGCCGGCATTCCCTATCTAGATGCAGAGCCTGGGAGTGGAGAAATGGAAGACCTGACGTCGCCAGACCTCGATGAGATGGACGGCATAACGGGATCAGACAGCCAGGGGGAAACCGAGGCAGAACCTACATCAGATTGCGATTCTGGCGAACAGATCGGTGCTCCTGGAAGTAAACACGGAAATCGGCAGCCCGATACGTCAGAGCGCCCGCCGGGAGGAGAGTCAGCAGAGCGACCTGGGCGTGGATCGGAATCCGGCGGCTCACGCCGAGACGACACCGAACAGAATGGCTCCGCAAGTGGCGTCGGTAGCAACAGAGGCCCCGGTGAAGGCGAGCGGCGCGCGAAGAAATCCCGTCCCAAGCACAAAGAACAATGGGACCGACGCCTGCTTTCCTATGTTCGGCAGAGGCAGGAGGGAAAATCGGAAGAGGACGATCAGAACAATCCATTGAAGCACAACCTCGCCGTTGAAGTGATGGCCCGCAGCGCCGTGTGCGCCTACGAAAAGGAACGGGGTCGTGTTGCCGAGCAGATGGCACAAACGCATCCTGGGTACGACATCATCAGTCGCAATCCGCTTACCGACGAGGATCGGTTTATTGAGGTAAAAGGCGTCAACGGTGAGTGGAACCACACCGGCGTCGGTCTTTCGCGACTCCAATTCAGCAATGCCCAGGACTACGGCGACCGCTACTGGCTGTACGTAGTTGAGTTTGTTTCCGATCCAGAACACATTTGCGTTCACCCCATCCGCAGTCCGGCCACTCAAGTCACGTCATTCATGTTCGACGGAAACTGGCGGGACGCAGTGACGGATGAGCGAGCCGACCCGTCGGCGCTATTTGCGTCTGGTGTGCGGATTCATCATCAAGACATGGGGGCGGGGACCATTTGCGATGTCATTTATCGTGGAAGCACGAAGCTGCTGACGATCTTATTTGATGGGAAGGCTCAAGCGACGCCCAACGTGACCCTGAACTTGCTTCGCATGCGCATTGTGGAAGACGCCGATGACAACAATGATTCCTGA